Proteins from a genomic interval of Lysobacter stagni:
- a CDS encoding 4Fe-4S dicluster domain-containing protein gives MTDLPPPSKKKLGLVIDLDTCVGCHACAVSCKEWNAGGFAAPLTDEKPYGDDPSGVWFNRVHSYEVAATPSCGDAPAQPAMTLHFPRSCLHCEQPACVTVCPTGASYKRAEDGIVLVDEDKCIGCKLCSWACPYGAREYSHVEGVMKKCTLCIDRIYNENLDESERQPACVQACPTRARHFGDLGDPESKVSKLVAERGGVDLLPQLGYQPVNQYLPPRPRRAGDAQTPSPVPTETLDTAALPPVLRWLDRVLSR, from the coding sequence ATGACCGACCTTCCGCCGCCGTCGAAGAAGAAGCTGGGCCTGGTCATCGACCTGGACACCTGCGTGGGCTGCCATGCCTGCGCGGTGAGCTGCAAGGAATGGAACGCCGGGGGCTTCGCCGCGCCGCTGACCGACGAAAAACCCTACGGCGACGATCCGTCGGGCGTGTGGTTCAACCGCGTACACAGCTATGAAGTGGCGGCAACGCCCTCGTGCGGCGATGCGCCCGCGCAGCCGGCGATGACCCTGCACTTCCCGCGTTCGTGCCTGCATTGTGAGCAGCCCGCGTGCGTGACCGTGTGCCCGACCGGCGCCAGCTACAAGCGCGCGGAGGACGGCATCGTGCTGGTGGACGAGGACAAGTGCATCGGTTGCAAGCTGTGTTCGTGGGCATGTCCGTACGGCGCGCGCGAGTACAGCCACGTCGAGGGCGTGATGAAGAAATGCACGCTGTGCATCGACCGCATCTACAACGAGAACCTCGACGAGAGCGAACGTCAGCCCGCCTGCGTGCAGGCCTGCCCCACGCGTGCACGCCATTTCGGAGACCTGGGCGATCCGGAATCGAAGGTGTCGAAACTGGTGGCCGAGCGCGGCGGCGTGGACCTGCTGCCGCAACTGGGCTACCAGCCCGTGAACCAGTACCTGCCACCGCGCCCGCGCCGGGCCGGCGACGCACAGACACCGTCTCCGGTGCCCACCGAAACCCTCGATACCGCCGCGCTGCCGCCCGTGCTGCGCTGGCTCGACCGCGTACTCAGCCGCTGA
- a CDS encoding dimethyl sulfoxide reductase anchor subunit family protein, whose amino-acid sequence MHPAFSVLLFTTLSGAGYGLLVWTGAFMLMPYLQGRAPTQGVVPLLWGVMLLVGLLLTTVGLVSSMFHLGKPARAWRAFSQWRSSWLSREGVFAVLTALPVLALLGVVAAVFSTRSTALLQGPVVPVLAAAMLLLSLITVVCTAMIYASLKPIPAWRQALVVPAYLMFAILGGWLVLMALVNWAGLSDEALAVNLLVTFVLAFVAAALKLVYWHRIDRQPLGATRGDAVGLPGREVEVFERPHTQDNYLNREMGYVLARKHARVLRAISVLLFALVPAVTAWLAWAHPEWAGPVFTLGAVLALLGVLVERWLFFAQARHMVTLYY is encoded by the coding sequence ATGCATCCAGCGTTCTCCGTCCTGCTGTTCACCACACTCTCCGGCGCGGGCTATGGCCTGCTGGTCTGGACCGGCGCCTTCATGCTGATGCCCTATCTGCAGGGACGCGCGCCAACGCAGGGCGTGGTGCCGCTGCTGTGGGGCGTGATGCTGCTGGTCGGACTGTTGTTGACCACCGTCGGCCTGGTGAGCTCGATGTTCCACCTCGGCAAACCGGCGCGCGCGTGGCGTGCGTTCTCGCAGTGGCGCAGTTCGTGGTTGTCGCGCGAGGGCGTGTTCGCGGTGTTGACGGCGCTGCCGGTGCTGGCCCTGCTGGGCGTGGTGGCGGCCGTGTTCTCCACCCGTTCCACCGCCCTGTTGCAGGGCCCTGTGGTGCCCGTGCTGGCGGCGGCGATGCTGCTGCTGTCGCTCATCACGGTGGTATGCACGGCGATGATCTACGCCTCGCTCAAGCCCATTCCCGCATGGCGGCAGGCGCTGGTGGTGCCGGCCTATCTGATGTTCGCCATCCTCGGCGGCTGGCTGGTGCTGATGGCGCTGGTCAACTGGGCCGGGCTGTCGGACGAAGCCCTCGCGGTAAACCTGCTGGTGACGTTCGTGCTCGCGTTCGTCGCCGCGGCATTGAAGCTGGTCTACTGGCATCGCATCGACCGGCAGCCACTGGGCGCCACGCGCGGCGATGCGGTCGGCCTGCCCGGTCGCGAGGTCGAGGTGTTCGAGCGCCCGCACACACAGGACAACTACCTCAACCGCGAGATGGGCTACGTATTGGCGCGCAAGCATGCGCGCGTGCTGCGCGCGATCTCGGTGCTGCTGTTTGCGCTGGTGCCCGCGGTGACGGCATGGCTGGCATGGGCGCATCCCGAATGGGCCGGCCCGGTGTTCACGCTCGGCGCGGTGCTCGCGTTGCTGGGCGTGCTGGTGGAACGCTGGCTGTTCTTCGCCCAGGCGCGGCACATGGTCACGCTTTACTACTGA
- a CDS encoding DUF481 domain-containing protein encodes MLGALATGLLGGAFLTLPSPALNGDPTLIAIASDPAQMRLYCFSTRCGDEEWQVALSAPMPAEPRDPRQRTVRLPGSQRYASLSAPATPRDSKALYSNDFRIGTRYNVQAMRDGPTQLGLSLGAGYRLAPLYDDGINQAGPVLRGELNFGQQIGERAQWRQRVQFESGRGEAFVKQSMSLDVNLWPDWTLESDFAIRHDTQGGGGKETAESKIELRRRF; translated from the coding sequence ATGCTCGGTGCACTCGCGACCGGCCTTCTCGGCGGCGCCTTCCTCACCCTGCCCTCGCCAGCGTTGAATGGCGACCCGACGTTGATCGCCATCGCCAGCGATCCGGCGCAGATGCGGCTGTACTGCTTTTCCACGCGCTGCGGCGACGAGGAATGGCAGGTCGCGCTGTCCGCACCGATGCCGGCGGAACCCCGCGATCCGCGCCAGCGCACCGTCCGCCTGCCCGGCAGTCAGCGTTACGCCTCGCTCAGCGCACCGGCCACGCCACGCGACAGCAAGGCGCTGTACTCCAACGATTTCCGCATCGGCACGCGCTACAACGTGCAGGCAATGCGCGACGGCCCGACGCAGCTGGGACTCTCGCTCGGCGCGGGTTATCGCCTGGCACCGCTGTACGACGACGGCATCAACCAGGCCGGACCGGTCCTGCGCGGTGAACTCAACTTCGGCCAGCAGATCGGCGAACGCGCGCAGTGGCGGCAACGCGTGCAGTTCGAGAGCGGCCGCGGCGAGGCCTTCGTCAAACAGTCGATGAGCCTGGACGTGAACCTGTGGCCGGACTGGACGCTGGAAAGCGACTTCGCGATCCGCCACGACACGCAGGGTGGCGGCGGCAAGGAAACCGCGGAAAGCAAAATCGAGTTGCGCAGGCGGTTCTGA